A window of Desulfuromonas soudanensis genomic DNA:
ACAGATAGCAGGTGACCTTACTTCTTCATCATCTCGATTTCCAGGGTGATTGTGATTTCATCGCCCACGGCCACCCCGCCTGTTTCCAGAGCAGCATTCCAGACCAGGCCGAAGTCCTTGCGATTGATCTTGGTCGTGGCCGTCGCGCCCTTGCGGATAACGCCCCAGGGGTCCTTGCTCTCTTTGGTCGGCCCGTCAACATCGAGAACGACTTCCCTGGTCATGCCATGAAGTGTCAGGTCGCCAGTAACTTCCAGGCGGTCCTGACCGGCCCTGGCAACTTTTTTCGAAACGAAGGTCATTGCTGGAAATTTATCGACATCGAAGAAATCAGCGCTGCGCAGATGCTCATCCCGTTTCGGGACGTTGGTGTTGATCGAGTTGGTATCAATGCTGATTTCCACCCTGGACTTGGTGATATCCTTGTCGTTGATCTCAACGGTGCCGGTATGCTTGTCGAAACTCCCTTTCACATTGGATATCATCAGGTGCCGGACCTTGAAGCCAATATTGGTATGGTCGGGGTCGATAGTCCAGGTTGAGGCGAAGGCAAAGGCAGGGAGGGCCAGGGCGATAATGGTGCTGATCGATACGACGATGTTTTTCATGACGTTTCTCCTGTGGTTTGAATAATGGTTTGATATTGAACTATTGGCCTAAAAAAAAGCTGCTCCTCTACGACCCTCCTTTCGTTCCCAGTTTTTTGCACAATCGGCCAAGTAACTCCTGCTCCTTCTCGTCCAGCGATGCCATTTCCGCAACGATTTTAGTTTCGACATCGGCAAAGACTGTGGAAATCAGAGATGTCCCGGCGGCAGTCAGGTGAATGGTCAGAT
This region includes:
- a CDS encoding YceI family protein, with amino-acid sequence MKNIVVSISTIIALALPAFAFASTWTIDPDHTNIGFKVRHLMISNVKGSFDKHTGTVEINDKDITKSRVEISIDTNSINTNVPKRDEHLRSADFFDVDKFPAMTFVSKKVARAGQDRLEVTGDLTLHGMTREVVLDVDGPTKESKDPWGVIRKGATATTKINRKDFGLVWNAALETGGVAVGDEITITLEIEMMKK